Proteins from a genomic interval of Papaver somniferum cultivar HN1 chromosome 4, ASM357369v1, whole genome shotgun sequence:
- the LOC113271704 gene encoding transcription factor TCP20-like, translating to MEPREGGGRININPHSKSKSKQTQIVEMEETHSHKAASEVKDFNIVVAGDQKDDQQASLKKQLAPKRSSNKDRHTKVDGRGRRIRMPALCAARIFQLTRELGHKSDGETIQWLLQQSEPSIISATGTGTIPASVLAAATASVSQHGISVSVGLGGGGADIHGSASRNHHWNLMASSNRSNTNTNTASGLWPHHHHHSVSEFGSGYVPTSGPSTSNLGTETSNFAPRIGFHGFEMPGTNLGPMSFSSMWGGTNQQIPGLELGLSQDGHIGVLNPQALNQFFQQQHQLQQQQQQHQQQQQHQQHEHEQQQQQQQQSSKDDSQDSDN from the coding sequence ATGGAACCTAGAGAAGGAGGAGGAAGAATAAACATAAAcccacattcaaaatcaaaatcaaaacagacCCAGATTGTGGAAATGGAAGAAACCCATAGTCATAAAGCAGCATCAGAAGTTAAAGATTTCAATATAGTAGTAGCAGGAGATCAGAAAGATGATCAACAAGCAAGTTTAAAGAAGCAATTAGCACCAAAAAGAAGTTCAAATAAAGATAGACATACTAAAGTTGATGGTAGAGGTAGAAGAATAAGGATGCCAGCTTTGTGTGCAGCTAGAATCTTTCAATTGACAAGAGAATTAGGTCATAAATCTGATGGTGAAACCATTCAATGGTTGTTACAACAATCTGAACCATCTATTATTTCTGCAACTGGGACTGGGACTATTCCTGCATCTGTtcttgctgctgctactgcttctGTATCTCAACATGGGATTTCTGTTTCTGTTGGTTTAGGAGGAGGAGGAGCAGATATTCATGGTTCTGCTAGTAGAAATCACCATTGGAATTTAATGGCTTCTTCAAATAGATCTAACACTAATACTAATACTGCATCTGGTTTATggcctcatcatcatcatcatagtgtTAGTGAATTTGGGTCTGGTTATGTGCCTACTTCTGGACCATCTACATCCAATTTAGGTACTGAAACCTCAAATTTTGCACCTAGAATTGGGTTTCATGGGTTTGAAATGCCTGGTACTAATCTGGGGCCGATGAGTTTTAGTTCAATGTGGGGTGGTACTAATCAACAAATTCCTGGTTTAGAACTTGGTCTTTCTCAAGATGGTCATATTGGGGTTTTGAATCCTCAAGCATTGAACCAATTCTTCCAGCAACAAcatcaacttcaacaacaacaacagcaacatcaacaacaacagcagcatcaACAGCATGAGCAtgaacagcaacaacagcagcagcagcaatcttCAAAGGATGATTCTCAAGATTCAGACAATTAG